CGGCCTTCGAAGTCAAAGGGAAACGCACTCCCGAGGTCACCAATCCCTCTAGACGGTCAATCAGGTGCAATACGTCGATATTAATCACCCCCTTTCCTTTGACGTGAAGCACGCACCTAAAGCAGGGGGCGGTTGGCCAACCGCCCCCTGCTAATCGGCTCAACCTAAGTGTTGAGATGTCTGGGAATCGGCGATGATTCCCCTCCCCCTTTATGCTTCTGCTGAAGGGCGACGAGCACGTGATCCGGCACTAAACCCTCAATGCACCCACCCAAGCTAACGATCTCCTTGATAATGCTGGAGCTGAGGAAGCTATATTGCAAGCTAGTCATTAAGCAGACCACCTCGATTTCTGGCGCCAGCTTACGATTCAGCAAGGCCATCTGCATCTCGAGTTCGAAATCAGACATGGCCCGCAGGCCCCGTACGATTACCCTGGCGTTCTTTTGCCGAGCATAATCGACCGTTAAACCATTATATCTGCTTACACTCACGTTTGGCAATCCC
This DNA window, taken from Chloroflexota bacterium, encodes the following:
- the coaD gene encoding pantetheine-phosphate adenylyltransferase; the encoded protein is MTIAIYPGTFDPMTSGHLDIARRAASIFDHVIIAIYDAPAKNVLFSTEERVAMAAKATEGLPNVSVSRYNGLTVDYARQKNARVIVRGLRAMSDFELEMQMALLNRKLAPEIEVVCLMTSLQYSFLSSSIIKEIVSLGGCIEGLVPDHVLVALQQKHKGGGESSPIPRHLNT